One window from the genome of [Clostridium] celerecrescens 18A encodes:
- a CDS encoding GNAT family N-acetyltransferase, with the protein MSNIHTVINRNDNEINDLLNIWESAVAATHLFLSEDDIQAIKPDVIEGLKEIEHLYCYYDDNDTAHGFIGVANNKIEMLFINDKARGKGIGKKLIHYAVDHLNANFVDVNEQNDQGIGFYKHMGFHVISRSELDEQGRPFPILHLKLSDG; encoded by the coding sequence ATGTCAAATATTCATACTGTTATTAATAGGAATGATAATGAAATAAATGATTTGCTGAATATCTGGGAATCTGCTGTTGCAGCAACTCATTTGTTTTTATCAGAAGATGACATCCAGGCGATAAAACCAGATGTTATAGAGGGGTTAAAAGAAATAGAGCATTTGTATTGTTATTATGATGATAATGATACTGCTCATGGTTTCATAGGTGTGGCCAACAATAAAATTGAAATGCTGTTTATAAATGATAAAGCCAGAGGGAAAGGAATTGGAAAGAAGCTTATCCATTATGCTGTTGATCATTTAAATGCAAATTTTGTTGATGTAAATGAACAGAATGATCAGGGCATAGGATTTTATAAACACATGGGTTTTCATGTCATTAGCAGGTCAGAGCTTGATGAACAAGGCAGGCCATTTCCAATACTGCATCTCAAATTGAGTGACGGTTAA